From Pelotomaculum isophthalicicum JI:
CTGCGAGCCATCGGCGCTTCAATGAAGCCCGGCGCCACACTATTTACCGTGACGCCGTGACTGGCAAACTCCAGGGCCAGGGAGCTTGTCAGCCCCACCACTCCGGCCTTGGCTGACGAATAATTTGACTGGCCGGGGTTTCCCAGCCAGGCGCGGGAGGCTATATTCACCACGCGCCCGAATCCCTGCGCCCGCATATGGCCTAAAACGGCTTTACAGCATAACCACGCTCCTTTAAGACAGGTATTGATTACCAGCTCCCAGTCTTCCAAAGGCATTCTTAGTATCGAGTTGTCCTTTAAAGCACCGGCGTTGTTAACCAGAATATCCACGCTTCCGAAAACATGGACTGTTTCTTCCGCCATGGCGCTGACTTCTTCCCAATTAGTGACATCAGCACTGACGGCTATTGCCCTGCCACCCGCAGTATTAATTTTTTCGGCCACGGATTTGGCGCTGTCACCGTTGAGGTCGCATACGACAAGATTAGCGCCGTGTTTAGCCAGTTTTGCCGCGATACCGGCGCCTATTCCGCTGCCTGCGCCGGTTACAATGGCGGTTTTGTTTGACACACCCATAATCTTCTTCCTCCCCTCGCTATCTGTTCAGTAGTCAGACCCCCACGCCGCTAAATGCGGCACCATCAGAAGATGGAAACCGCGTGGTTGCACCTGTCCCGGCCAGCGATTTGCGGGAGCACCGGTAACGGCGCCCGGCGCTACGGGCTCATGCTCGGCCTTTATAAGTAATAAGAGAACCCTCTGATATTTTGGGTTCTCTTATTATATAACATAAAGCAGCGCTTATTTTTTAATAAATTAAAAACGGGTTATAACGTTTTTCCGTCCC
This genomic window contains:
- the fabG gene encoding 3-oxoacyl-ACP reductase FabG, encoding MGVSNKTAIVTGAGSGIGAGIAAKLAKHGANLVVCDLNGDSAKSVAEKINTAGGRAIAVSADVTNWEEVSAMAEETVHVFGSVDILVNNAGALKDNSILRMPLEDWELVINTCLKGAWLCCKAVLGHMRAQGFGRVVNIASRAWLGNPGQSNYSSAKAGVVGLTSSLALEFASHGVTVNSVAPGFIEAPMARRLPPETQEKVINAQPIKRPGRIEDVANAVLFFCDEETSYVTGQILYVDGGRHVA